The Carnobacterium mobile DSM 4848 genome includes a window with the following:
- the glpO gene encoding type 1 glycerol-3-phosphate oxidase, with protein MVFSIERRKKDIEALKQETLDVLIIGGGITGAGTALQASASGLKTGLVEMQDFAEGTSSRSTKLVHGGLRYLKNFDVEVVADTVQERAVVQGIAPHIPKADPMILPVYDEPGSTFSMFSLKVAMDLYDQLASVTGTKYANYMLTKEEVLKREPQLNSEGLLGAGVYLDYRNNDSRLVIENIKRAAEDGGHMVSRVKVVGMLHDEKGKVSGVKAEDLLTGETFEIKARTVLNTTGPWSDTIRQLDGKSEAAPQMRPTKGVHLVVDNKKLYVPQPTYFDTGKNDGRMVFVIPREEKTYFGTTDTDYNGDFAHPTVEQEDVDYLLDIVNTRYPSADITIGDIESSWAGLRPLIMSNGGSDYNGGNSKPIKDASFDKVIATIERYQKGETDRQTVEDVLKNIETGNSESEANPSAISRGSALDIDKDGLITVAGGKLTDYRKMAIGAMKAVIEILQKDFNLSYELIDSAKYPVSGGELNPQEVDEETEKLAQMGVEKGLSESEGLYLAHLYGSNAPKVFALLDDGVEQIEGLTLADTISLCYALNEEMTLTPSDFLIRRTNHMLFMRDTLDGVIEPVIAEMSRYYDWTEEATARYRKELETAIAASDLKNLKGDGE; from the coding sequence ATGGTTTTTTCAATTGAACGCAGAAAAAAAGATATCGAAGCTTTAAAACAAGAAACACTCGATGTTTTGATCATCGGTGGAGGGATCACAGGCGCTGGAACGGCTTTGCAAGCCAGCGCTTCTGGTCTTAAAACTGGACTAGTCGAGATGCAGGACTTTGCAGAAGGCACTTCTTCCCGCTCGACTAAATTAGTTCACGGGGGACTGCGCTACTTAAAGAATTTTGACGTTGAAGTTGTAGCCGACACGGTTCAAGAACGGGCCGTTGTGCAAGGAATCGCACCGCACATTCCAAAAGCAGACCCAATGATTTTGCCGGTCTATGACGAACCGGGTTCAACTTTCTCGATGTTTTCGTTAAAAGTAGCGATGGACCTGTATGATCAGTTAGCAAGTGTGACGGGAACTAAATATGCCAATTACATGTTGACAAAAGAAGAAGTTTTAAAACGTGAACCGCAGCTTAACAGCGAAGGCTTGTTAGGTGCCGGTGTTTACTTGGACTACCGCAATAACGACAGCCGTTTGGTGATTGAAAACATCAAACGAGCTGCTGAAGACGGCGGGCACATGGTCAGCCGCGTCAAAGTAGTGGGCATGCTGCACGACGAAAAAGGCAAAGTTTCCGGAGTGAAAGCAGAAGACCTATTGACCGGCGAAACGTTTGAAATCAAAGCACGTACGGTTTTAAATACAACCGGTCCATGGTCAGATACGATTCGCCAACTAGACGGCAAATCAGAAGCTGCTCCGCAAATGCGCCCGACAAAAGGTGTTCATTTGGTCGTCGACAACAAAAAATTATATGTACCGCAACCCACTTACTTTGATACGGGTAAAAACGATGGCCGAATGGTCTTTGTGATTCCGCGAGAAGAAAAAACGTATTTTGGAACGACCGATACAGATTATAACGGCGACTTTGCACATCCAACGGTTGAACAAGAAGACGTCGATTACTTGTTAGACATCGTCAACACGCGGTACCCTTCAGCAGACATCACTATTGGCGATATTGAATCCAGCTGGGCAGGATTGCGTCCGCTGATCATGTCAAATGGCGGCTCTGACTACAACGGCGGCAACAGCAAACCAATCAAAGATGCTAGTTTCGACAAAGTGATTGCAACGATCGAACGCTACCAAAAAGGGGAAACAGATCGTCAGACCGTGGAAGACGTATTGAAAAATATTGAAACCGGCAACTCTGAATCAGAAGCCAACCCTTCAGCGATCTCACGCGGCAGCGCGTTGGATATTGACAAAGACGGCTTGATCACAGTAGCAGGCGGCAAATTGACCGACTACCGTAAAATGGCAATCGGCGCAATGAAAGCTGTTATTGAAATCCTGCAAAAGGACTTCAATTTATCATACGAATTGATCGATTCTGCTAAATACCCTGTATCCGGTGGAGAACTTAATCCGCAAGAAGTCGATGAAGAAACCGAAAAATTAGCACAAATGGGTGTTGAAAAAGGCCTGAGCGAATCAGAAGGACTTTACCTGGCTCATTTATATGGTTCAAATGCTCCTAAAGTATTTGCTTTATTGGATGATGGAGTCGAACAAATAGAAGGATTGACGTTAGCGGATACGATCAGTTTGTGTTATGCTTTGAACGAAGAGATGACGTTAACTCCAAGCGACTTCTTGATTCGCCGGACAAACCATATGCTGTTCATGCGCGATACTTTGGATGGAGTGATTGAACCTGTGATTGCCGAAATGTCTCGTTACTACGACTGGACAGAAGAAGCAACTGCTCGCTATAGAAAAGAATTAGAAACGGCTATTGCAGCCTCTGATTTAAAAAACTTAAAAGGAGATGGAGAATAG
- a CDS encoding MIP/aquaporin family protein, whose product MTGDTLQIFSEFLGTMVLVLLGDGVCAAVNMKKSKAEGAGWVAIALGWGAAVTIAVYVSGSMGPAHLNPAVTLGMAIIGNFEWALVVPFIIAQVLGGILGAVLVWLTYLPHFKETKDQGAILGTFATGPAIRNTTSNVMSEVIGTFVLVFALMMFGKNTFTDGLNPLVVGVLILSIGLSLGGSTGYAINPARDLGPRIAHQLLPIANKGTSDWSYSWIPVVAPMIGGAIAAMLYMVIV is encoded by the coding sequence ATGACTGGAGATACATTACAGATTTTTAGCGAGTTCTTAGGAACGATGGTTTTGGTGTTATTGGGTGACGGTGTATGTGCTGCCGTTAATATGAAAAAAAGTAAAGCAGAAGGAGCAGGATGGGTTGCCATTGCTCTTGGATGGGGAGCAGCTGTAACGATTGCGGTATATGTTTCAGGTTCTATGGGACCCGCTCACTTAAATCCCGCTGTAACACTTGGAATGGCTATCATTGGTAATTTCGAATGGGCATTGGTTGTGCCGTTTATTATTGCTCAAGTACTCGGAGGTATTTTAGGAGCGGTTTTAGTTTGGTTGACTTACTTGCCGCATTTCAAAGAAACAAAAGACCAAGGCGCTATTTTAGGAACATTTGCAACGGGTCCTGCTATCCGCAATACTACTAGCAATGTGATGTCTGAAGTAATCGGTACTTTCGTATTGGTATTTGCACTAATGATGTTCGGGAAAAATACATTCACTGATGGACTAAACCCATTAGTCGTAGGGGTATTGATTCTTTCAATCGGTCTTTCTTTAGGAGGATCAACAGGCTACGCGATCAACCCTGCACGTGACTTAGGTCCGCGTATCGCACACCAATTGCTTCCAATCGCTAACAAAGGAACTTCTGACTGGAGCTATTCATGGATTCCAGTCGTAGCACCGATGATTGGCGGAGCTATCGCTGCAATGCTTTATATGGTCATTGTTTAA